The following coding sequences lie in one Timaviella obliquedivisa GSE-PSE-MK23-08B genomic window:
- a CDS encoding lipoate--protein ligase family protein: MSTLNSPVWRFIPCLEAPGNIQMALDLWLFNQHCLGLHPPTLRFYTWSPVAISLGYHQSKFPNFWQQLSWNNQPIEIIRRPSGGRAVLHQDDLTYAVIASGFAASRAEAYREICQFLIEGWRSLSISLEYGQAKRGYIHNPNCFGTATAADLMTSNNSKFIGSAQLRRNSAILQHGSMRLNPDPTLFQQVFEQPLEPVLDLKIPTQTIINVLTASASQCFRIQLINQPLSNEEWHEVNALALRSCHSNRT, encoded by the coding sequence ATGAGTACCCTTAACTCGCCCGTCTGGCGCTTTATTCCGTGCCTTGAAGCACCAGGGAATATTCAAATGGCGCTAGATCTGTGGCTATTTAACCAGCACTGTTTAGGCTTGCATCCTCCCACACTAAGGTTCTACACCTGGTCACCTGTCGCTATTTCCCTGGGCTATCACCAGTCAAAATTTCCTAACTTCTGGCAGCAGTTGAGTTGGAATAACCAGCCTATTGAGATTATCCGTCGTCCGAGTGGCGGACGCGCAGTTCTTCATCAAGACGACTTAACTTATGCAGTAATTGCATCGGGGTTCGCGGCAAGTCGGGCAGAGGCTTACCGCGAGATTTGTCAGTTCTTGATTGAAGGATGGCGATCGCTCTCTATCTCGCTGGAATATGGTCAAGCTAAGCGCGGCTACATCCATAACCCTAACTGTTTTGGCACTGCCACAGCCGCCGATCTAATGACTTCTAACAATAGTAAGTTCATCGGGAGCGCCCAGCTTCGCCGCAATTCAGCCATTTTGCAGCATGGCTCTATGCGCCTTAACCCTGATCCTACACTTTTTCAACAAGTCTTTGAGCAACCTCTTGAACCTGTTCTCGACCTAAAAATTCCGACTCAAACTATCATCAATGTGCTCACAGCTTCAGCCTCTCAATGTTTTAGAATTCAATTAATTAATCAACCTTTATCTAATGAAGAATGGCACGAAGTCAACGCCTTAGCGCTACGCTCATGCCATTCTAATCGAACTTAA
- a CDS encoding folate-binding protein, producing MTQPLQDLQAEAGAIFINNIPAHFGNDAAVMEQITVGKVGLCDRTHWGRIQMTGDDRLRFLHNQTTNDFNILKSGQGCDTVFVTSTGRTIDLATAYVTEDAVLLLVSPGYNQRLMEWMDRFIFFADKVELQDITESTVAFSLLGEGLTDALGMGAIAQQPYASHQLMAIGGVEVRVAVGSGLTTPGYTLIAAVNDAAQLWQTLAAAGAQPFGTQAWEELRIQQGRPAAGQELTDAVNPLEAGLWQTISLSKGCYIGQETIARLHSYRGVKQQLWGIKMNAAAEVDSSITEGEEKIGKLTSCTQTATGHFGLAYIRTKAVTPGLKVTIGAVEGELVAVPFVTHEYP from the coding sequence ATGACTCAGCCATTACAAGACCTCCAAGCAGAAGCAGGTGCAATCTTCATAAACAACATACCCGCTCATTTTGGTAATGATGCCGCAGTTATGGAGCAAATTACAGTTGGCAAAGTGGGTCTATGCGATCGCACCCATTGGGGCAGAATTCAAATGACTGGGGACGATCGCCTCCGCTTTCTCCATAATCAAACCACCAACGACTTTAATATTCTCAAGTCAGGTCAAGGCTGCGACACTGTATTTGTTACTTCCACAGGACGCACGATTGATCTTGCCACCGCCTACGTCACTGAAGATGCGGTTCTGCTCCTCGTATCACCCGGCTACAATCAGCGATTGATGGAATGGATGGATCGCTTTATCTTCTTTGCTGACAAGGTGGAGCTACAAGATATTACAGAATCGACCGTTGCTTTTAGCTTGCTAGGAGAGGGGCTGACGGACGCATTGGGCATGGGAGCGATCGCCCAGCAGCCTTATGCCAGTCATCAACTCATGGCGATCGGTGGGGTGGAAGTCCGAGTGGCAGTCGGCAGCGGTCTAACCACTCCTGGCTACACCCTCATTGCTGCTGTCAATGATGCTGCCCAACTCTGGCAAACCCTTGCAGCAGCAGGCGCACAGCCCTTTGGCACTCAAGCCTGGGAGGAACTCCGCATTCAGCAAGGTCGCCCCGCCGCTGGGCAAGAACTTACCGACGCTGTAAACCCTTTGGAAGCTGGCTTGTGGCAAACGATTTCCCTTAGCAAGGGCTGCTACATTGGTCAGGAAACGATCGCCCGGCTCCACTCCTATCGGGGCGTTAAACAACAGCTTTGGGGCATCAAAATGAACGCCGCTGCCGAAGTTGATAGCTCCATCACAGAGGGTGAAGAAAAAATTGGCAAACTCACAAGCTGCACCCAAACCGCCACCGGACACTTTGGACTGGCATACATCCGCACCAAAGCTGTCACACCTGGACTTAAAGTGACCATTGGCGCAGTTGAAGGCGAACTCGTAGCAGTGCCATTCGTCACTCATGAGTACCCTTAA